The following coding sequences lie in one Oncorhynchus kisutch isolate 150728-3 linkage group LG17, Okis_V2, whole genome shotgun sequence genomic window:
- the LOC109875561 gene encoding septin-10 isoform X1: MSSSDVARQLGAHPLSLSGHVGFDSLPDQLVNKSTCQGFCFNILCIGETGIGKSTLMDTLFNTNFENCESSHFEPQVKLRAQTYDLQESNVKLRLTVVNTVGFGDQMNKQDSYQPVVDYIDRQYETYLQEELKIKRSLHNYHDSRLHACLYFISPSGHSLKSLDLLTMKKLDSKVNIIPVIAKADTISKSELHKFKLKIMSELVSNGVQIYQFPLDDETVAKVNTTMNGHLPFAVVGSTEEMMVGNKMVKARQYPWGVVQVENENHCDFVKLREMLICVNMEDLREQTHTRHYELYRRCKLEEIGFRDTDPESKPVSLQQTYEAKRTEFLGELQRREEEMRQLFVQRVKEKEAELKDAERGLQGRFEQLKRLHAEERGALEEKRRVLEEEQSSFSKRRAAAQLLQAQNLNANGKKDKDRKNSGFM, translated from the exons ATGTCTTCCTCTGATGTTGCTCGGCAGCTG GGAGcacatcccctctctctgtctggccatGTTGGGTTTGACAGCCTTCCAGACCAGCTGGTCAACAAGTCCACCTGCCAAGGCTTCTGTTTCAACATCCTCTGTATAG GTGAGACTGGTATTGGTAAGTCGACCCTGATGGACACACTGTTCAACACTAACTTTGAGAACTGTGAGTCGTCCCACTTCGAGCCACAGGTGAAGCTGCGGGCCCAGACATACGACCTGCAGGAGAGTAATGTCAAACTCAGACTCACAGTAGTCAACACTGTTGGCTTTGGAGACCAGATGAACAAACAGGACAG CTACCAGCCGGTGGTGGACTATATAGACCGTCAGTATGAGACGTATCTCCAGGAGGAGCTGAAGATCAAGAGAAGCCTCCATAACTACCACGACTCCCGGCTCCATGCCTGTCTCTACTTCATATCGCCCTCCGGACACTCCCTCAAGTCCCTGGACCTACTCACTATGAAGAAACTAGACAGCAAG GTGAACATCATCCCAGTGATAGCCAAGGCGGACACCATCTCTAAGAGTGAGCTGCACAAGTTTAAGCTCAAGATCATGAGTGAGCTGGTCAGTAACGGAGTTCAGATCTACCAGTTCCCTCTGGACGATGAGACTGTAGCCAAGGTTAACACTACCATGAAT ggCCACCTGCCGTTTGCTGTAGTGGGTAGTACAGAGGAGATGATGGTGGGGAACAAAATGGTGAAGGCTCGCCAGTACCCCTGGGGCGTAGTgcaag TGGAGAACGAGAATCACTGTGACTTTGTGAAACTGCGTGAAATGCTGATCTGTGTGAACATGGAGGACCTGAGAGAGCAGACTCACACACGTCACTATGAACTGTACCGCCGCTGCAAGCTAGAGGAGATAGGCTTCAGAGACACAGACCCTGAGAGCAAACCTGTCAG CCTTCAGCAAACATATGAAGCAAAGCGTACAGAGTTTCTGGGGGAACTTCAGCggcgagaggaggagatgagacagCTGTTTGTCCAGAGAGTCAAAGAGAAGGAGGCTGAACTCAAAGATGCTGAGAGAGGG CTGCAGGGAAGGTTTGAGCAGCTGAAGCGGTTGCATGCGGAGGAGAGGGGTGCGTTGGAGGAGAAGAGACGAGTTCTAGAGGAGGAACAAAGTTCCTTCAGTAAGAGACGAGCTGCAGCCCAGCTACTGCAGGCCCAGAACCTTAATGCTAACGGGAAGAAGGACAAGGACCGCAAGAA CTCTGGTTTCATGTGA
- the LOC109875561 gene encoding septin-10 isoform X2 yields MLLGSCLPDQLVNKSTCQGFCFNILCIGETGIGKSTLMDTLFNTNFENCESSHFEPQVKLRAQTYDLQESNVKLRLTVVNTVGFGDQMNKQDSYQPVVDYIDRQYETYLQEELKIKRSLHNYHDSRLHACLYFISPSGHSLKSLDLLTMKKLDSKVNIIPVIAKADTISKSELHKFKLKIMSELVSNGVQIYQFPLDDETVAKVNTTMNGHLPFAVVGSTEEMMVGNKMVKARQYPWGVVQVENENHCDFVKLREMLICVNMEDLREQTHTRHYELYRRCKLEEIGFRDTDPESKPVSLQQTYEAKRTEFLGELQRREEEMRQLFVQRVKEKEAELKDAERGLQGRFEQLKRLHAEERGALEEKRRVLEEEQSSFSKRRAAAQLLQAQNLNANGKKDKDRKNSGFM; encoded by the exons ATGTTGCTCGGCAGCTG CCTTCCAGACCAGCTGGTCAACAAGTCCACCTGCCAAGGCTTCTGTTTCAACATCCTCTGTATAG GTGAGACTGGTATTGGTAAGTCGACCCTGATGGACACACTGTTCAACACTAACTTTGAGAACTGTGAGTCGTCCCACTTCGAGCCACAGGTGAAGCTGCGGGCCCAGACATACGACCTGCAGGAGAGTAATGTCAAACTCAGACTCACAGTAGTCAACACTGTTGGCTTTGGAGACCAGATGAACAAACAGGACAG CTACCAGCCGGTGGTGGACTATATAGACCGTCAGTATGAGACGTATCTCCAGGAGGAGCTGAAGATCAAGAGAAGCCTCCATAACTACCACGACTCCCGGCTCCATGCCTGTCTCTACTTCATATCGCCCTCCGGACACTCCCTCAAGTCCCTGGACCTACTCACTATGAAGAAACTAGACAGCAAG GTGAACATCATCCCAGTGATAGCCAAGGCGGACACCATCTCTAAGAGTGAGCTGCACAAGTTTAAGCTCAAGATCATGAGTGAGCTGGTCAGTAACGGAGTTCAGATCTACCAGTTCCCTCTGGACGATGAGACTGTAGCCAAGGTTAACACTACCATGAAT ggCCACCTGCCGTTTGCTGTAGTGGGTAGTACAGAGGAGATGATGGTGGGGAACAAAATGGTGAAGGCTCGCCAGTACCCCTGGGGCGTAGTgcaag TGGAGAACGAGAATCACTGTGACTTTGTGAAACTGCGTGAAATGCTGATCTGTGTGAACATGGAGGACCTGAGAGAGCAGACTCACACACGTCACTATGAACTGTACCGCCGCTGCAAGCTAGAGGAGATAGGCTTCAGAGACACAGACCCTGAGAGCAAACCTGTCAG CCTTCAGCAAACATATGAAGCAAAGCGTACAGAGTTTCTGGGGGAACTTCAGCggcgagaggaggagatgagacagCTGTTTGTCCAGAGAGTCAAAGAGAAGGAGGCTGAACTCAAAGATGCTGAGAGAGGG CTGCAGGGAAGGTTTGAGCAGCTGAAGCGGTTGCATGCGGAGGAGAGGGGTGCGTTGGAGGAGAAGAGACGAGTTCTAGAGGAGGAACAAAGTTCCTTCAGTAAGAGACGAGCTGCAGCCCAGCTACTGCAGGCCCAGAACCTTAATGCTAACGGGAAGAAGGACAAGGACCGCAAGAA CTCTGGTTTCATGTGA